One Candidatus Eisenbacteria bacterium genomic window carries:
- a CDS encoding protein kinase, which yields MNLTAGARLGPYEILAPLGAGGMGEVFRARDTRLGRDVAIKALPAAFAQDAERLARFEREARLLASLNHPNVAGIHGVEEVAGARYLVLEFVDGETLEARLKRGALPLDEALDVARQVAAGVEAAHEAGVVHRDLKPGNVMLTASGGVKVLDFGLAKGGGAGASSSSDPNLSASPTLAHAATSAGVILGTAAYMSPEQARGKAVDRRTDIWSFGCVLYECLSGRRAYDGETVSDMVARILEREPDWSALPAPTPPRLVALLRRCLTKDAKQRQRDIGDVRLELEAIAAGGSGEAGGATPGARRGPPAWALAAGAAALLALGAASALLLAPRGGPAPVMRVSVLPPENAVVDDDQAHTTISPDGTRIAFVATDSSGVSQLWVRELSVPAARPLPETQDAILPFWSPDSRFIGFFAAGKLKKTDAAGRAVQVLCDAPDGRGGAWSRKGFIVFAPASVGPLMRVSEAGGAATAATRLDTTRGERAHRFPFLLADGERFVYVVLGDSFGARLGSKDGSSRVLDLPLGGAPVWAPGDWLVFPRDGALLAQRFDPASGRARGEARVLGAAPFASRYGGAPGASVSGNGVLVQRRRSQGLSELVWLDRSGHVADRVSTEPGSFHDLSLSPDGTRAALIRDEAGDQADVWTIQLGSGLSARLTADQRHPEKPVWSPDGRWIIYSALSGPVRTLFRKRSDGAGAPESLLHGRTTFADPLGWTPDGAGLLVRELDGATGEDVWVWSPGPDSGLRPVLRTRFHEEDASLSPDGRWLAYRSNESGRPELYVQSYPVPGARFRVSREGAGTQTRSVFGRPFWRRDGREIVFVGGDGLSVVSVPVEYAGSPHFGGPRTLFRIPRGGYELVAGPDLQRFLILQQRGSGEDGSIQMIVNWPAELNRR from the coding sequence ATGAACCTCACCGCCGGCGCGCGGCTCGGCCCGTACGAAATCCTCGCTCCTCTGGGCGCCGGCGGCATGGGCGAGGTCTTCCGCGCCCGCGACACGCGGCTCGGGCGCGACGTGGCGATCAAGGCGCTGCCCGCGGCGTTCGCGCAGGATGCCGAACGGCTGGCACGCTTCGAGCGCGAGGCGCGGCTGCTGGCGTCGCTGAACCACCCGAACGTCGCCGGCATCCACGGCGTCGAGGAAGTCGCGGGCGCGCGCTACCTGGTGCTCGAGTTCGTGGACGGCGAGACGCTCGAGGCGCGCCTGAAGCGCGGGGCGCTGCCGCTCGACGAGGCGCTCGACGTGGCCCGGCAGGTGGCCGCCGGAGTCGAGGCCGCGCACGAGGCGGGCGTCGTGCACCGGGACCTCAAGCCCGGGAACGTGATGCTGACCGCGAGCGGCGGGGTCAAGGTGCTCGACTTCGGGCTCGCCAAGGGCGGCGGCGCGGGCGCCTCGTCCTCCTCGGACCCGAACCTGTCGGCGTCGCCGACGCTGGCGCACGCCGCGACGAGCGCGGGCGTGATCCTCGGGACGGCGGCCTACATGAGCCCCGAGCAGGCGCGCGGCAAGGCGGTGGACCGGCGCACGGACATCTGGTCGTTCGGCTGCGTGCTCTACGAGTGCCTGAGCGGGCGGCGGGCCTACGACGGCGAGACGGTCAGCGACATGGTCGCGAGGATCCTCGAGCGCGAACCGGACTGGTCGGCGCTGCCGGCCCCGACTCCGCCGCGGCTGGTGGCGCTGCTGCGGCGCTGCCTGACGAAGGACGCGAAGCAGCGCCAGCGCGACATCGGCGACGTGCGGCTGGAGCTCGAAGCGATCGCCGCCGGCGGGAGCGGCGAGGCGGGGGGCGCGACGCCCGGCGCGCGTCGCGGGCCGCCGGCGTGGGCGCTGGCTGCGGGCGCGGCCGCGCTGCTGGCGCTGGGAGCGGCCTCGGCGCTGCTGCTGGCGCCGCGCGGCGGGCCGGCGCCGGTCATGCGCGTGTCGGTGTTGCCGCCCGAGAACGCGGTCGTGGACGACGATCAGGCGCACACGACGATCTCCCCCGACGGGACGCGCATCGCGTTCGTCGCCACGGACTCCTCCGGCGTCTCGCAGCTCTGGGTGCGCGAGCTGTCCGTCCCGGCGGCGCGGCCGCTTCCGGAAACGCAGGATGCGATCCTGCCGTTCTGGTCGCCCGACAGCCGCTTCATCGGCTTCTTCGCGGCGGGAAAGCTGAAGAAGACCGACGCCGCCGGCCGCGCGGTGCAGGTCCTGTGCGACGCCCCCGACGGCCGCGGCGGCGCGTGGAGCCGGAAGGGTTTCATCGTCTTCGCCCCGGCTTCGGTCGGGCCGCTGATGCGCGTGAGCGAGGCCGGCGGCGCGGCCACGGCGGCCACCCGGCTCGACACGACCCGCGGCGAGCGGGCGCACCGCTTTCCGTTCCTGCTCGCCGACGGGGAGCGATTCGTCTACGTCGTCCTCGGAGACAGCTTCGGGGCGCGACTGGGATCGAAGGACGGCTCCAGCCGCGTGCTCGATCTGCCGCTCGGCGGCGCTCCCGTGTGGGCGCCGGGCGACTGGCTGGTGTTTCCGCGTGACGGCGCGCTGCTGGCGCAGCGCTTCGACCCGGCCAGCGGCCGGGCCCGCGGCGAGGCGCGGGTGCTCGGCGCCGCCCCCTTCGCCAGCCGCTACGGCGGTGCGCCGGGGGCCTCGGTTTCCGGCAACGGAGTGCTCGTGCAGCGTCGCCGCTCGCAGGGCTTGTCCGAGCTCGTGTGGCTGGACCGCTCCGGCCACGTCGCCGACCGGGTTTCGACGGAGCCCGGCTCCTTCCACGACCTGAGCCTTTCGCCCGACGGCACTCGTGCCGCGCTCATCCGGGATGAAGCCGGCGACCAGGCCGACGTGTGGACCATCCAGCTCGGCTCGGGGCTCTCCGCACGGCTGACCGCGGACCAGAGGCACCCCGAGAAACCCGTGTGGTCACCCGACGGTCGCTGGATCATCTATTCGGCGCTGTCCGGTCCCGTGCGTACGCTGTTCCGCAAGCGCTCGGACGGCGCCGGAGCGCCGGAGTCCCTGCTGCACGGCCGGACGACCTTCGCCGATCCGCTCGGCTGGACACCGGACGGAGCCGGACTGCTCGTTCGCGAACTCGACGGAGCGACGGGCGAGGACGTGTGGGTGTGGAGCCCGGGTCCCGATTCGGGCCTTCGGCCCGTGTTGCGGACGCGCTTCCACGAGGAGGACGCGAGTCTTTCGCCCGATGGCCGCTGGCTGGCCTATCGCTCCAACGAGTCGGGGCGTCCCGAGCTGTACGTGCAGTCCTATCCGGTGCCCGGGGCGCGCTTTCGCGTCTCCCGCGAGGGCGCGGGAACGCAGACCCGAAGCGTGTTCGGCCGGCCGTTCTGGCGGCGGGACGGTCGCGAGATCGTGTTCGTCGGCGGGGACGGCCTCAGCGTCGTCTCGGTGCCCGTCGAGTACGCCGGATCCCCGCACTTCGGCGGTCCGCGCACGCTGTTCCGGATTCCGCGCGGCGGGTACGAGCTGGTGGCCGGCCCGGATCTGCAGCGCTTCCTGATCCTGCAGCAGCGGGGCTCGGGCGAGGACGGCTCGATTCAGATGATCGTGAACTGGCCCGCGGAACTGAACAGGAGATGA
- a CDS encoding serine/threonine-protein kinase, translated as MALAVGTRLGPYEILAPLGAGGMGEVYRARDMRLGREVAIKVLAEHLSADTEVRTRFEREARTVSSLNHPNICTLFDVGHATAEAGSGAIDYLVLELVEGETLAERLRRGALPGGELVRIGIQMADALDRAHRAGVIHRDLKPGNIMLTRSGAKLMDFGLARAAATAASGGGTSGSALTQSPTVGRSLTAEGTIVGTFQYMAPEQLEGREADARSDLWALGCVLYEMATGRRAFEGRSQASLIAAILEREPAPIAEAPPGVPSGTSAPPQGLERVIRNCLAKDPEERSQAAHDVRLQLQGIAENAGGPGGGSTAPAPATAAATPAGGGRSAGVAWSVAALALGGAALFGWVWPRIQPVGPDFRFNPATDAPGVTDANWPRVSPDGRSLLFQSSDSTGLERAWVLPLDDTKPRLIAGAEGLQRAYWSPDSREIAFVAQDKLQRLPVAGGSAVIVCPAPGGSDLSWGSKGMILLDGETTDSLSVVPAGGGELRPATRIDRADREVGSAWPCFLPDGEHFLFAGTRSDGTGSTIRLGRLGSLDSKLLGRTEGRVEYAPGGWVLFVRGFSLLAQKLDVGAARLRGEPITLVDDLRVGPALGNFSVSANGVLAFARSAMDAVGELHVADRAGSQDARVLARGTVGNPAFSPDGRRVLFERRGGADVAWGDVEVLDLVRGTDTRLTFTGGSAVGSAWSPDGRRFAYTRIPREVPGKVVIGSADGLGEQDSLDLPATGAFLSQWSPDGKRLVAFSAPPFRALCASLEGGDRAFRPLGERTSAVLNPRISPDGRWLAATYGVSPNFYAEVWSLAGPPGRWQISNATGRRPVWTKGGREIIYEGLDGRLMAVEIDTTSGFHAGTPKALFPLPLRSFDKAVASWGCDASGERFLLVTRARAHGNSRGIEVVTRFQSLVNRK; from the coding sequence ATGGCGCTCGCCGTCGGCACCCGGCTCGGTCCCTACGAAATCCTCGCTCCGCTCGGCGCCGGCGGCATGGGCGAAGTCTATCGCGCGAGGGACATGCGTCTCGGCCGCGAGGTCGCGATCAAGGTGCTGGCGGAGCACCTGTCCGCCGACACGGAGGTGCGCACGCGCTTCGAGCGCGAGGCGAGGACCGTCTCGAGCCTGAACCACCCGAACATCTGCACGCTGTTCGATGTCGGACACGCCACGGCGGAGGCCGGCTCGGGGGCGATCGACTACCTCGTGCTCGAGCTGGTCGAGGGCGAAACGCTCGCGGAGCGGCTGCGCCGCGGCGCGCTGCCGGGCGGCGAGCTGGTGCGGATCGGCATCCAGATGGCCGACGCGCTCGACCGCGCGCACCGCGCGGGAGTGATCCACCGGGACCTCAAACCCGGCAACATCATGCTGACGCGCTCGGGTGCGAAGCTCATGGACTTCGGCCTCGCGCGCGCGGCCGCCACGGCTGCGAGCGGCGGCGGGACCTCGGGCTCGGCGCTCACGCAGTCGCCGACGGTCGGGCGGTCGCTGACGGCCGAGGGGACGATCGTCGGCACCTTCCAGTACATGGCGCCCGAGCAGCTCGAAGGCCGCGAGGCCGACGCGCGCAGCGACCTCTGGGCGCTCGGCTGCGTGCTCTACGAGATGGCGACGGGCAGGCGCGCGTTCGAAGGCCGCAGCCAGGCGAGCCTGATCGCCGCGATCCTCGAGCGCGAGCCGGCGCCGATCGCGGAGGCTCCCCCGGGTGTGCCGTCCGGAACCAGCGCCCCGCCGCAGGGGCTCGAGCGGGTGATCCGCAACTGCCTCGCCAAGGATCCGGAGGAGCGCAGCCAGGCGGCGCACGATGTGAGGCTGCAGTTGCAGGGCATCGCCGAGAACGCGGGAGGGCCGGGCGGCGGTTCGACCGCGCCCGCGCCGGCCACGGCCGCGGCGACGCCCGCGGGTGGCGGGCGGAGCGCGGGGGTCGCGTGGTCGGTCGCGGCCCTCGCGCTCGGCGGCGCGGCGCTCTTCGGCTGGGTCTGGCCGCGAATACAACCGGTCGGGCCCGACTTCCGCTTCAACCCCGCCACCGATGCGCCCGGCGTCACCGATGCCAATTGGCCGCGCGTCTCGCCCGACGGCCGCTCGCTCCTTTTCCAGTCGTCCGACTCGACCGGCCTCGAGCGGGCGTGGGTGCTGCCCCTCGACGACACGAAGCCGCGGCTCATCGCGGGCGCGGAGGGCCTGCAGCGCGCCTACTGGTCGCCGGACAGCCGCGAGATCGCGTTCGTGGCCCAGGACAAGCTCCAGAGGCTGCCGGTCGCGGGCGGCTCGGCGGTGATCGTCTGCCCCGCGCCCGGCGGTTCCGACCTGAGCTGGGGCTCGAAGGGCATGATTCTGCTCGACGGCGAGACGACGGATTCCCTGAGCGTCGTTCCGGCCGGAGGCGGCGAGTTGCGCCCGGCGACCCGAATCGATCGCGCGGATCGCGAAGTCGGCAGCGCGTGGCCATGCTTTCTGCCCGATGGCGAACATTTCCTGTTCGCGGGCACGCGCTCCGACGGAACCGGAAGCACCATCCGGCTGGGACGCCTGGGCTCGCTCGACTCGAAGCTGCTCGGCCGCACGGAGGGCCGCGTCGAGTACGCGCCGGGAGGCTGGGTGCTGTTCGTGCGCGGCTTCTCGCTGCTCGCGCAGAAGCTGGACGTGGGTGCGGCGAGGCTCAGAGGCGAGCCCATCACGCTCGTGGACGACCTGCGCGTCGGGCCGGCACTGGGAAACTTCTCCGTGTCGGCGAACGGGGTGCTTGCGTTCGCGCGCTCTGCGATGGACGCCGTCGGTGAGCTGCACGTCGCCGATCGCGCGGGTTCGCAGGATGCGCGGGTGCTCGCGCGGGGGACGGTGGGCAACCCGGCGTTCTCGCCGGATGGCCGGCGAGTGCTCTTCGAGCGCAGGGGCGGGGCGGACGTGGCCTGGGGCGACGTGGAGGTCCTCGACCTCGTACGCGGCACCGACACGCGGCTGACCTTCACCGGCGGCAGCGCGGTCGGGTCGGCGTGGTCGCCGGACGGGCGGCGCTTCGCCTACACCCGCATCCCGCGCGAGGTCCCGGGCAAGGTCGTGATCGGCTCGGCCGACGGGCTCGGCGAGCAGGACTCGCTCGACCTTCCGGCCACTGGCGCATTCCTGTCGCAGTGGTCACCCGACGGGAAGCGCCTCGTGGCCTTCAGCGCACCGCCTTTTCGCGCCCTGTGCGCGTCCCTCGAAGGTGGGGATCGAGCGTTCCGGCCGCTCGGGGAGCGTACGTCGGCCGTGCTGAACCCGCGCATCTCACCCGACGGCCGCTGGCTCGCCGCCACGTACGGCGTCTCTCCGAACTTCTACGCCGAGGTGTGGAGTCTGGCCGGCCCTCCCGGCCGCTGGCAGATCTCGAACGCAACCGGACGCCGGCCCGTGTGGACGAAAGGCGGCCGGGAGATCATCTACGAAGGCTTGGATGGCCGGCTGATGGCGGTGGAGATCGACACCACCTCGGGGTTTCATGCCGGCACGCCGAAGGCGCTGTTTCCACTGCCGCTGCGCTCGTTCGACAAAGCCGTGGCAAGCTGGGGGTGCGACGCGAGCGGCGAACGCTTCCTGCTCGTCACCCGTGCGCGCGCGCACGGGAACTCGCGAGGCATCGAGGTGGTGACCCGATTCCAATCCCTCGTGAACCGGAAGTAG
- a CDS encoding glycogen debranching enzyme family protein: MSEIRVGRELLGQLTEASRLEWLVTNGIGGYASGTVGGALTRRYHGLLVAAKKPPVERTLLLAKLAERVQVDGEWIDLDLNHWAGGTSSPLGHLHLESFVLEGSVPCWTWAIGDVRLEKRVWMEQGENTTYVQYRLAASPAAVALSLRALVNHRDHHATMGRGDAQANVEPVTGGVRVEMATDGLPLFLIAEGAEAKLAHVWYRAFTLQVETERGLDDREDHLLAAEFIRTLEPGEAFTVVASTRHDAARGALSLTGSLLRRRAHDKSLLEAWTARQGRLAGGAPDWIRRLVLAADAFVVGRGSLTDATPRGALGSPRTVLAGYPWFTDWGRDTMIALPGLLLTTGRADLARAVLATFARHLDQGMLPNCFPDDGSAPIYNTVDAALWFFRAVEAYVESTGDVGLLADLYPALEDVGAWYERGTRFGIRVDPHDGLVTQGAAGVALTWMDARVDDWVVTQRKGKPVEVNALWYSALCTLARFARKLGASDQGYNDLARRVTLSFERFWNAEAGCLYDVIDGPNGPDASPRPNQIFAVSLPDSPLEPARRRAVVEAVGRSLLTSYGLRSLAPGHPEYRGHMTGDRRTRDGAYHQGTVWTWLLPHYALAHFHAFGDRDAALRLLDPLQDLEYAGALGTLPEVADGDAPHTPRGCFAQAWTVAETLRAWHELAAAPRRDSGAAARRPFRSAAVKQE, translated from the coding sequence ATGAGTGAAATACGCGTCGGACGCGAACTGCTCGGCCAGCTGACGGAAGCCTCCCGCCTCGAGTGGCTCGTCACCAACGGCATCGGCGGCTACGCCAGCGGCACCGTCGGCGGAGCGCTGACGCGGCGCTACCACGGGCTGCTGGTGGCGGCGAAGAAACCGCCCGTCGAGCGCACGCTGCTGCTCGCCAAGCTCGCCGAGCGTGTGCAGGTGGACGGGGAGTGGATCGACCTCGACCTGAACCACTGGGCCGGCGGCACCTCGAGCCCGCTCGGGCACCTGCATCTCGAATCGTTCGTCCTCGAGGGCAGCGTGCCGTGCTGGACGTGGGCGATCGGCGACGTGCGGCTCGAGAAGCGCGTGTGGATGGAGCAGGGCGAGAACACGACCTACGTGCAGTACCGGCTCGCCGCGTCGCCCGCGGCCGTCGCGCTGTCGCTGCGCGCGCTCGTCAACCACCGCGACCATCACGCGACGATGGGCCGCGGCGACGCGCAGGCGAACGTCGAGCCGGTGACCGGCGGCGTGCGGGTGGAAATGGCGACGGACGGCCTGCCGCTGTTCCTGATCGCCGAGGGCGCCGAAGCGAAGCTCGCCCACGTCTGGTACCGGGCGTTCACGCTGCAGGTCGAAACCGAACGCGGGCTCGACGACCGCGAGGACCACCTGCTGGCCGCCGAGTTCATTCGCACGCTCGAGCCGGGCGAGGCGTTCACGGTCGTCGCCAGCACCCGCCACGACGCGGCGCGCGGGGCGCTGTCGCTGACCGGCTCGCTGCTGCGCCGGCGCGCGCACGACAAGTCGCTGCTCGAGGCGTGGACCGCCCGGCAGGGCCGGCTCGCCGGCGGGGCGCCGGACTGGATCCGTCGGCTCGTGCTGGCGGCCGACGCGTTCGTGGTCGGGCGCGGATCGCTGACCGACGCGACGCCGCGCGGCGCGCTGGGGTCGCCGCGGACGGTGCTGGCCGGCTACCCGTGGTTCACCGACTGGGGGCGCGACACGATGATCGCGTTGCCCGGCCTGCTGCTCACGACCGGCCGCGCCGACCTCGCGCGCGCCGTGCTCGCGACGTTCGCGCGGCACCTGGACCAGGGCATGCTGCCGAACTGCTTTCCGGACGACGGCTCGGCGCCCATCTACAACACGGTGGACGCGGCGCTGTGGTTCTTCCGCGCGGTCGAGGCCTACGTCGAGTCCACCGGCGACGTCGGGCTGCTCGCGGACCTCTACCCGGCGCTCGAGGACGTCGGCGCCTGGTACGAGCGCGGCACGCGCTTCGGCATCCGCGTGGATCCGCACGACGGGCTCGTCACGCAGGGCGCCGCCGGCGTGGCGCTCACCTGGATGGACGCGCGCGTGGACGACTGGGTGGTGACGCAGCGCAAGGGCAAGCCGGTCGAGGTGAACGCCCTCTGGTACTCGGCCCTGTGCACGCTCGCGCGCTTCGCGAGGAAGCTCGGCGCGTCGGACCAGGGCTACAACGACCTCGCGCGGCGCGTGACGCTGTCGTTCGAGCGTTTCTGGAACGCGGAGGCGGGCTGCCTGTACGACGTGATTGACGGGCCCAACGGTCCCGACGCGTCGCCGCGCCCCAACCAGATCTTCGCGGTCTCGCTTCCCGACTCGCCGCTCGAGCCGGCCCGCCGCCGGGCGGTGGTCGAAGCCGTCGGGCGCTCGCTGCTGACCTCGTACGGACTGCGCAGCCTGGCGCCCGGACACCCCGAGTACCGCGGGCACATGACCGGCGACCGCAGGACGCGCGACGGCGCCTATCACCAGGGCACGGTCTGGACCTGGCTGCTGCCGCACTACGCGCTCGCGCACTTCCACGCGTTCGGCGACCGTGACGCGGCGCTGCGTCTGCTGGATCCGCTGCAGGATCTGGAATACGCGGGCGCGCTGGGCACGCTGCCCGAGGTCGCCGACGGCGACGCGCCGCACACCCCGCGCGGCTGCTTCGCGCAGGCGTGGACCGTGGCCGAGACGCTGCGCGCCTGGCACGAGCTGGCCGCGGCGCCGCGACGGGATTCGGGCGCGGCCGCGCGCCGCCCCTTTCGTTCCGCGGCCGTGAAGCAGGAATGA
- a CDS encoding thymidine kinase: protein MDEHIPPRAGSGWIEVIVGSMYSGKTEELIRRLRRAQIARQRVEIFKPLIDDRYAKDHIVSHSELKIPSRAVKSAKDVLRWAHEAQVIGIDEGQFLGPGLIEVCERLARQGKRVIVAGLDQDYMGQPFEPMPQLLAIAEYITKTLAICMVCGAPANRTYRKVARGGRVVVGGADLYEARCRRCFDLGRRAQAAAPIHEFPEGTHERPSSRRRRARAARPRSVRRRVR from the coding sequence ATGGACGAGCACATTCCGCCCCGCGCGGGCAGCGGCTGGATCGAGGTCATCGTCGGCAGCATGTATTCCGGCAAGACCGAGGAGCTGATCCGCCGCCTGCGCCGGGCGCAGATCGCCCGCCAGCGGGTCGAGATCTTCAAGCCGCTGATCGACGACCGCTACGCGAAGGACCACATCGTTTCGCACAGCGAGCTCAAGATCCCCTCGCGCGCCGTCAAGTCGGCGAAGGACGTGCTGCGCTGGGCGCACGAGGCGCAGGTCATCGGCATTGACGAGGGCCAGTTCCTGGGCCCGGGGCTGATCGAGGTCTGCGAGCGGCTCGCGCGGCAGGGCAAGCGGGTCATCGTCGCGGGGCTCGACCAGGACTACATGGGCCAGCCGTTCGAACCCATGCCGCAATTGCTGGCGATCGCCGAATACATCACCAAGACGCTCGCCATCTGCATGGTGTGCGGCGCGCCGGCCAACCGCACCTACCGCAAGGTCGCCCGCGGGGGCCGCGTGGTCGTGGGCGGCGCCGATCTCTACGAGGCGCGCTGCCGGCGCTGCTTCGATCTCGGCCGCAGGGCGCAGGCCGCGGCCCCCATCCACGAGTTTCCCGAGGGCACCCATGAACGTCCGTCGTCCCGTCGCCGCCGCGCTCGCGCTGCTCGCCCTCGTTCCGTTCGCCGCCGGGTGCGGTAA
- a CDS encoding BMP family ABC transporter substrate-binding protein, translated as MNVRRPVAAALALLALVPFAAGCGKSSSSGAGAPGGAAGPMQVGLVFDIGGRGDKSFNDAAYAGLEAAQKELGIRYTTLETSEGADREAQMRQLANGPAKLIFGVGFLFSDDIRALAKEFPDKEFACVDYTLNPDDTLPPNLVALEFREEEGSYLVGALAALTSKTHKVGFVGGMSIPLIKKFEAGYVAGVKAADPKCEVLVKYAGNTGNAFKDPTKGKELALAEYHAGADVIYHASGSTGLGVFEAARALHKLAIGVDSDQYDEAPGAILTSMVKRVDTAVLETIRAAKENRFEGGVRTFGLADHGVTWVYDDRNKALIPDAVKARVDSLQARIVRGEIVVPTTP; from the coding sequence ATGAACGTCCGTCGTCCCGTCGCCGCCGCGCTCGCGCTGCTCGCCCTCGTTCCGTTCGCCGCCGGGTGCGGTAAGTCGTCGTCGTCCGGCGCGGGCGCGCCCGGGGGAGCGGCCGGTCCGATGCAGGTCGGCCTCGTCTTCGACATCGGCGGCCGCGGCGACAAGTCCTTCAACGACGCCGCCTACGCCGGGCTCGAGGCCGCGCAGAAGGAATTGGGCATCCGCTACACGACGCTCGAGACCAGCGAGGGCGCGGACCGCGAGGCGCAGATGCGTCAGCTCGCCAACGGGCCCGCGAAACTGATCTTCGGCGTCGGCTTCCTGTTCAGCGACGACATCCGCGCGCTGGCGAAGGAATTTCCCGACAAGGAGTTCGCGTGCGTGGACTACACCCTGAATCCGGACGACACGCTGCCGCCCAACCTCGTCGCGCTCGAGTTCCGTGAGGAGGAGGGCTCCTACCTGGTCGGAGCGCTCGCGGCGCTGACCTCGAAGACCCACAAGGTGGGATTCGTCGGCGGCATGTCCATCCCGCTCATCAAGAAGTTCGAGGCGGGCTACGTCGCCGGCGTCAAGGCCGCCGACCCGAAGTGCGAGGTGCTCGTGAAATACGCGGGCAACACCGGCAACGCCTTCAAGGACCCGACCAAGGGCAAGGAGTTGGCGCTCGCCGAGTACCATGCCGGAGCCGACGTGATCTATCACGCCTCGGGCTCGACCGGGCTCGGCGTGTTCGAGGCGGCGCGGGCCCTGCACAAGCTCGCCATCGGAGTGGATTCGGACCAGTACGACGAGGCGCCCGGCGCCATCCTGACGAGCATGGTCAAGCGGGTGGACACCGCGGTCCTCGAGACGATCCGGGCAGCGAAGGAGAACCGCTTCGAGGGCGGCGTGCGGACGTTCGGGCTGGCCGACCACGGCGTGACGTGGGTGTACGACGACCGCAACAAGGCGCTCATTCCCGACGCGGTCAAGGCGCGGGTGGACTCGCTGCAGGCGCGCATCGTCCGCGGCGAGATCGTCGTGCCGACGACGCCCTGA
- a CDS encoding MBL fold metallo-hydrolase: protein MEISALPDPWTDLGDGVFVRRSRAYEMNSLVLARDGHAVVFDPGVLPSEMADLAAFVASRAPRFEQVALAFTHPHWDHVLGRPYFPAATTVAHVGFADELERDAAVIEADAKRWIEGAGEAWPGPFAPFLPDLAVRGTAALRLGPFDLIAYDAPGHCASQVAFFIPAGGVFVAADMLSDIEVPWLDAPPWVYRQTLKALHWVFEQEDVRTLVPGHGPVATGRASAYRRLLRDLDYLLVLEQRVESSRARGRSLVETQADLQAMDYVGKDAAYPMNDVHRENVRFTYEGLAGRSGESGG, encoded by the coding sequence GTGGAAATCAGCGCCCTGCCGGATCCCTGGACCGACCTGGGCGACGGCGTGTTCGTGCGCAGGAGCCGCGCCTACGAGATGAACTCGCTGGTGCTGGCGCGCGACGGGCACGCGGTCGTGTTCGATCCCGGGGTGCTGCCGTCCGAGATGGCCGACCTCGCCGCGTTCGTCGCCTCGCGCGCGCCGCGCTTCGAGCAGGTGGCGCTCGCGTTCACGCATCCGCACTGGGACCACGTGCTCGGGCGGCCCTACTTTCCCGCCGCCACCACCGTCGCCCACGTCGGCTTCGCCGACGAGCTCGAGCGCGACGCCGCCGTCATCGAGGCGGACGCGAAGCGCTGGATCGAGGGCGCGGGCGAGGCCTGGCCGGGGCCGTTCGCGCCGTTCCTGCCCGACCTCGCGGTGCGCGGGACCGCCGCGCTGCGGCTCGGCCCGTTCGACCTGATCGCCTACGACGCGCCCGGGCATTGCGCCAGCCAGGTCGCGTTCTTCATTCCCGCCGGCGGCGTGTTCGTCGCCGCCGACATGCTGAGCGACATCGAGGTCCCGTGGCTCGACGCACCGCCCTGGGTCTACCGCCAGACGCTGAAGGCGCTGCACTGGGTGTTCGAGCAGGAGGACGTTCGCACGCTCGTGCCGGGACACGGGCCGGTTGCGACCGGCCGGGCGAGCGCGTACCGCCGGCTGCTGCGGGACCTCGACTACCTGCTCGTGCTCGAGCAGCGGGTCGAGTCCTCGCGCGCACGCGGCCGTTCGCTGGTCGAGACGCAGGCCGACCTGCAGGCGATGGACTACGTCGGCAAGGACGCCGCCTACCCGATGAACGACGTGCACCGCGAGAACGTGCGCTTCACCTACGAAGGCCTCGCCGGGCGTTCCGGGGAGTCCGGCGGCTGA